One segment of Podospora pseudopauciseta strain CBS 411.78 chromosome 5 map unlocalized CBS411.78m_5.2, whole genome shotgun sequence DNA contains the following:
- a CDS encoding uncharacterized protein (EggNog:ENOG503P7GI) yields MLFHLSARLGRSFWALLAVLMGLLMAVAPASAAMSPTEIAVACHSLARMAFDLKDLVNVVAQKRNPGPFQDILDEFNDISDSCLSNISVMIRSSVVTDQADQQLIYEAYSNGLFELMDSVTESAPVLIVLDKQAEFRIPAAVREVAGVVDALLYQLMAIFSTNTSYSSQTANQKTQVDTHFRQAVHAFHLATANTGSPYSNTTSLYPSDQMSREDDGSLEVDLLLP; encoded by the exons ATGTTATTTCATTTGTCAGCTCGACTCGGCCGTAGTTTCTGGGCCCTCCTTGCGGTACTCATGGGGCTGCTCATGGCTGTCGCTCCGGCGAGCGCAGCCATGTCCCCCACAGAGATCGCGGTCGCTTGCCACAGCCTTGCCCGCATGGCATTCGACCTGAAAGACCTCGTAAATGTGGTTGCGCAGAAGAGAAATCCGGGACCTTTCCAG GATATCCTTGACGAGTTCAATGATATTTCCGACTCTTGtctctccaacatctcggTCATGATCCGCTCTTCTGTCGTGACGGACCAGGCGGACCAGCAGCTGATTTACGAGGCTTACTCCAAT GGCCTCTTTGAGCTGATGGACTCCGTCACCGAATCTGCCCctgtcctcatcgtcctcgatAAGCAAGCCGAGTTCCGTATTCCTGCCGCCGTCCGCGAAGTCGCCGGCGTCGTGGATGCTTTACTCTATCAGCTCATGGCCATCTTTTCGACCAACACGTCCTATTCATCGCAGACTGCAAACCAAAAGACCCAAGTCGATACGCACTTTCGTCAGGCCGTCCACGCGTTCCATCTGGCTACGGCCAACACTGGATCGCCATACTCCAACACCACATCCCTTTA CCCATCCGATCAG ATGTCCAGAGAAGACGATGGTTCTCTGGAGGTGGACCTCCTTTTACCCTGA
- a CDS encoding uncharacterized protein (EggNog:ENOG503NU4U; COG:G), with amino-acid sequence MSSDAPLVSFLPLGAIIQELRVGDLNIVQGFPTQDLYVSHNGPFFGETIGRVANRISNAKLDSLNGGKTYSLAANNGVNNLHGGVVGWGKRVWDGPVPVGVREIPGVGKIEGGESVKFTLVSEDGDEGFPGEVKATVVYTVGKQTEGGKEVVVLGMEYEAELVGEGVEETVVNMTNHSYFNLTGGSSIEGTEVTLVTNNYLPVDDGGIPTGGPAPFAKVQGQTPFVLGAQEPDIDDCFVVNEAAGSIPIDTRAESLTKLVSARHPETGIHLEVLSTEPAFQFYTGKYIDVPEVAGIPARKARSGFCVEPSRYVNAANVPEWKSQMLLKKGEKYGTRTVYRAWKE; translated from the exons ATGTCCTCCGATGCCCCCCTCGTCTCTTTTCTCCCTCTGGGAGCCATAATCCAAGAGCTTCGCGTCGGCGACCTCAATATCGTCCAGGGCTTCCCCACTCAGGACCTCTACGTCTCCCACAACGGCCCCTTCTTTGGGGAGACCATCGGCCGGGTTGCGAACCGCATCTCTAATGCCAAGCTTGACAGTCTGAATGGGGGCAAGACGTATAGCTTGGCTGCGAACAACGGGGTGAATAACCTCCACGGAGGAGTCGTTGgttgggggaagagggtCTGGGATGGGCCGGTTCCTGTTGGTGTCAGAGAGATTCCTGGGGTGGGCAAGATTGAAGGCGGGGAGAGCGTCAAGTTTACGCTTGTGAGCGAGGACGGGGATGAGGGGTTTccgggggaggtgaaggcgACGGTGGTGTATACTGTGGGCAAGCAgacggagggggggaaggaggttgttgtgCTGGGGATGGAGTACGAGGCTGagctggttggggagggggtggaggagacggtTGTCAATATGACGAATCACTC TTACTTCAACCTTACCGGCGGCTCGTCAATCGAAGGCACGGAGGTCACCCTCGTGACGAACAACTACCTCCCCGTTGACGACGGCGGTATTCCTACCGGCGGTCCCGCCCCCTTTGCCAAGGTCCAGGGACAAACTCCGTTTGTTCTTGGTGCTCAAGAGCCGGATATTGACGACTGCTTTGTTGTTAACGAGGCCGCTGGTTCTATTCCTATCGACACCCGCGCCGAGTCCCTGACCAAGCTCGTCAGTGCTAGACACCCTGAGACTGGCATCCACCTCGAGGTTCTCAGCACCGAGCCCGCCTTCCAGTTCTATACTGGCAAGTACATTGACGTGCCTGAGGTGGCTGGCATCCCGGCGCGCAAGGCCAGAAGTGGGTTCTGTGTCGAGCCGAGCCGTTATGTGAATGCGGCGAATGTGCCCGAGTGGAAGAGCCAGATGCTGCtcaagaagggggagaagtaCGGGACGAGGACTGTGTACAGGGCTTGGAAGGAGTAG
- a CDS encoding uncharacterized protein (EggNog:ENOG503NU79; COG:L): MASPAKKRKLNSDTKKAAVPATKGIQYFFAKQQQNGSSSRTTSEIQQNGSQSEKSDEQLTDEELARKLQAEWDAEVQASNQRQQQLQPEPNTSLALPAPPSPLKSSVSPKVDTAKSKNTLSLSSVAAVEDQVTATIPLDESPLTFDPSKYVPQLQESWAAERGKSSYALLTRCFVLVSSTQSRIKIVDTLVNCLRLLIEGDPNSLLPAVWLATNAISPPYISMELGLGGSAISKALKQVCGLDNRALKAMHDRLGDPGDVAFEAKKKQSFTLKKPKPLTIRGVFESLVKIAKTQGQGSGDIKQRIVDRLLQDARGGEESRYIVRTLCQHLRIGAVKTTMLIALSRAFLLSKPPGADFPTREPAELAKLSKEELAEIWSRGEELVKASFARHPDYNDLIPVLLGIGISDELPIRCGLNLHIPLRPMLGSITRDLSEMLTKLQGRDFACEYKYDGQRAQVHCDADGKVSIFSRHLELMTDKYPDLVSLVPKIRGENVQSFIMEGEVVAVDQTTGELKNFQTLSNRARKDVAVGSITINVCLFAFDLMYLNGQPLLDRPFRERRDMLRSLFIEIPHHFTWVKSLDATSQDSEPVLTFFKSALEAKCEGIMVKILDNLPDIPYEDQSAAAGLLDNTKPTTTTTTKETPLNPPPPQKRSRRKPLLSTYEPDKRLDSWLKVKKDYSTSLSSSSEPLDLIPIAAWHGTGRKSQFWSPFLLAVRNEDAGSLEAVCKCMSGFTDNFYKANKAYYDPAIEGRTLGKKPGFVEYYGPEPDVWFNPTEVWEVAFADVTVSPTYTAAVGMVHPDKGLSLRFPRFVRKREDKGIEEASTSEVLAGLYRKQEAGPAKRPMEEVEKEQEEGEDIMDEDE; the protein is encoded by the exons ATGGCGAGCccggcgaagaagaggaaactCAATTCCGATACGAAGAAGGCTGCAGTCCCGGCGACCAAAGGAATACAGTACTTTTTTGCCAAGCAACAGCAGAATGGATCGTCATCAAGAACCACTTCTGAGATTCAGCAAAATGGTTCACAGTCTGAGAAGTCGGATGAGCAATTGACTGACGAGGAACTGGCTCGGAAGCTGCAGGCTGAGTGGGATGCTGAGGTCCAAGCATCGAACCAGAGACAACAACAGCTTCAGCCAGAACCAAATACATCACTAgctcttccagctcctccatcaccactgaAGTCGTCCGTATCCCCCAAGGTTGATACAGCAAAATCCAAGAACACTCTATCGCTTTCGTCAGTCGCGGCAGTGGAAGATCAAGTAACAGCCACAATACCACTGGACGAAAGCCCCTTGACATTTGATCCATCCAAATACGTCCCGCAGCTCCAAGAATCATGGGCTGCCGAACGCGGCAAGTCATCCTACGCCTTGCTTACACGGTGCTTTGTGCTTGTCAGTAGTACCCAAAGCAGGATCAAGATCGTGGACACGCTTGTCAATTGTCTTCGTCTACTTATTGAGGGCGATCCAAACAGCCTGTTGCCCGCAGTATGGCTGGCCACCAATGCCATCTCACCCCCATACATTTCCATGGAGCTTGGTCTGGGAGGTTCGGCTATCTCCAAAGCACTGAAGCAAGTATGCGGGCTTGACAACCGGGCGCTGAAAGCCATGCATGACAGATTGGGTGATCCGGGTGATGTTGCCTttgaggccaagaagaagcaaagctTCACCCTGAAAAAACCAAAGCCACTGACCATCAGGGGTGTGTTTGAGTCTCTGGTCAAGATTGCAAAGACACAAGGCCAGGGTAGTGGAGACATCAAACAGCGTATTGTGGACAGACTGTTGCAAGATGCtcgaggaggcgaggagagCAGATATATCGTCCGCACTTTGTGTCAGCAT CTTCGTATCGGTGCTGTCAAGACGACTATGCTGATAGCTCTCTCAAGAGCCTTTCTTCTCTCCAAGCCACCCGGTGCGGATTTCCCTACCAGGGAGCCAGCAGAGCTAGCGAAGCTCAGTAAGGAAGAACTAGCCGAGATATGGTCAAGAGGAGAGGAGCTCGTGAAAGCATCATTTGCCAGACATCCAGATTATAATGACCTGATCCCAGTGCTTCTTGGTATTGGCATATCAGACGAGCTGCCCATCCGCTGTGGTCTCAACCTCCACATCCCACTCCGTCCCATGCTAGGCAGTATCACCCGCGATCTCAGCGAGATGCTCACCAAGCTTCAGGGGCGAGACTTTGCCTGCGAGTACAAGTACGACGGCCAGCGCGCCCAGGTCCACTGCGATGCCGACGGCAAagtctccatcttctcccgTCACCTCGAGTTAATGACAGACAAATACCCCGACCTCGTCTCCTTGGTGCCCAAGATAAGAGGCGAAAATGTCCAAAGCTTCATCATGGAAGGCGAAGTTGTCGCCGTGGACCAAACCACCGGCGAGCTCAAAAACTTCcaaaccctctccaaccgCGCCAGAAAGGACGTCGCCGTAGGCAGCATAACCATCAACGTCTGCCTCTTCGCCTTTGACTTGATGTACCTCAACggccaacccctcctcgACCGCCCCTTTCGCGAACGCCGGGACATGCTCCGGTCACTCTTCATTGAAATCCCCCATCACTTCACCTGGGTCAAAAGCCTAGACGCGACCTCACAAGATTCCGAACCAGtcctcaccttcttcaaGTCCGCCTTAGAGGCAAAATGTGAGGGGATAATGGTGAAAATTTTGGATAACCTCCCCGACATTCCCTACGAGGACCAGTCTGCCGCCGCTGGACTActcgacaacaccaaacccaccactaccaccaccaccaaggaaacccccctcaaccccccacccccccagaAAAGATCCCGCCGCAAACCCCTCCTGTCAACCTACGAACCAGACAAACGCCTCGACTCCTGGCTCAAAGTAAAAAAAGACTattccacctccctctcctcctcctcggagcCCTTGGACCTAATCCCCATTGCTGCCTGGCACGGCACAGGCCGCAAGTCCCAGTTCTGGTCCCCGTTCCTCCTAGCGGTCCGAAATGAGGATGCAGGCTCCCTAGAGGCAGTGTGCAAGTGCATGTCCGGCTTCACGGACAACTTCTACAAAGCTAACAAGGCATATTACGACCCAGCGATAGAAGGGAGGACGTTGGGGAAGAAGCCAGGGTTTGTGGAGTATTACGGGCCGGAACCGGACGTGTGGTTTAATCCGACAGAGGTGTGGGAGGTGGCGTTTGCGGATGTGACGGTTAGTCCTACTTATACTGCTGCTGTGGGAATGGTGCACCCTGACAAGGGGTTGAGTTTGCGGTTCCCGAGGTTTGTGAGGAAACGAGAGGATAAGGGGATTGAGGAGGCGAGTACCAGTGAGGTGCTGGCGGGGTTGTACAGGAAGCAAGAGGCTGGGCCGGCGAAGAGGCccatggaggaggtggaaaaggaacaggaggaaggggaggatatcatggacgaggacgagtGA
- a CDS encoding uncharacterized protein (EggNog:ENOG503NZ55; COG:J) produces MASTLNMNGEDPIERPQQIRDIIGGLERYNPQAAEVLEAYLQQQCEEKFTDCNANRALLKLYQLNPDRIKDEIVTNVLVKTMTQFPSPQFDLALHLLSPSYSNPGPGSSSDLAEAVAKLRTLNSHLEGARYDHFWATLESDDIYADLTTDIKGFEEIIRVKIAQLISLAFREINISVLESYLGLRSEAEVKTFVTETCGWKVRDDGIVHIPKNSENEAKKTEIREDVSIDMFSRVIKRSWEENA; encoded by the exons ATGGCCAGCACACTCAATATGAACGGCGAGGACCCCATCGAACGGCCTCAGCAGATCCGCGACATCATAGGAGGTCTCGAGCGGTACAACCCCCAGGCCGCTGAGGTCCTCGAGGCCTACCTCCAGCAGCAATGTGAGGAGAAATTCACCGACTGCAACGCCAACCGGGCACTGTTGAAGCT GTACCAGCTCAACCCAGACAGGATCAAGGACGAGATCGTCACCAACGTCCTCGTCAAGACAATGACCCagttcccctcccctcagtTCGACCTTGCccttcacctcctctccccatcataCTCCAACCCCGGCCCAGGCTCCTCTTCCGACCTCGCCGAGGCTGTCGCCAAGCTTAGAACGCTCAACAGCCACCTCGAGGGCGCCAGATACGACCACTTCTGGGCCACCCTCGAGAGCGACGACATCTACGCGGACCTCACCACCGACATTAAGGGTTTCGAGGAGATCATCCGCGTCAAGATCGCCCAGCTCATCAGTCTCGCCTTCCGTGAGATTAATATCAGCGTCCTCGAAAGCTACCTCGGTCTCCGCAGCGAAGCCGAGGTCAAGACCTTTGTCACCGAGACCTGCGGCTGGAAGGTCAGAGACGACGGCATCGTTCACATTCCTAAGAACTCTGAGAACGAGGCCAAAAAGACCGAGATCCGCGAGGACGTCTCCATTGACATGTTCAGCCGTGTCATCAAGAGGAGTTGGGAGGAGAATGCTTAA
- a CDS encoding uncharacterized protein (EggNog:ENOG503NV1V; BUSCO:EOG09263F11; COG:S) has product MAPYDSDSSGAEDNDFQETNVLLGYASEDAQGEEISRLGGQPTWLDPSKPPSAALARCKVCKDLMVLLLQLNAELPDRYPGHERRLYVFACRRKSCRRKEGSIRAIRGLRVSPDAVAAAKESQETKPKEVTVIPKASTLGLGEALFGAKPTSSSSSGGNPFASASTNPFAPKPTTTSTNPFAAPAPTPAAPEPKPTPVEVKEEKLPKSFAETLSLNLPPATPAPPPEPWPADSSLLPKSYPVRWIAEADYEQLDPEPAPILQKTQIMDIDSGEGSSSGGGKEDKEVFESSMDTVFQKFADRVGQNPEQVIRYEFAGQPLLYSKSDAVGKMLYAKDGEGEAKVKGGKGGMPRCGNCGGGRVFEVQMTPQAIQELEGEEEDLDGMDWGTVIVGVCERDCQERGVEGGEGGYLEEWAGVQWEELSVKR; this is encoded by the exons ATGGCTCCCTACGACAGCGATTCCTCGGGCGCCGAGGACAATGATTTCCAGGAGACCAACGTTCTCCTGGGGTATGCCTCGGAGGACGCACAAGGAGAGGAGATCAGCCGGCTTGGAGGACAGCCA ACATGGCTAGACCCCTCGAAACCACCCTCCGCCGCGCTGGCTCGGTGTAAAGTCTGCAAAGACCTCATGGtgctcctgctccagctCAACGCCGAGCTCCCAGACCGATACCCTGGCCACGAACGCCGGCTTTATGTGTTCGCCTGCAGAAGGAAGAGTTGCCGGAGAAAGGAGGGCAGTATCAGGGCGATTAGAGGGTTGAGGGTATCGCCTGATGCTGTTGCGGCAGCCAAAGAGTCCCAGGAAACCAAGCCGAAAGAAGTCACTGTCATCCCCAAGGCGTCTACCCTCGGTCTAGGAGAGGCGCTGTTCGGCGCGaagccaacctcctcctcctcctcgggtgGTAACCCGTTTGCTTCTGCCTCAACAAACCCTTTTGCTCccaagccaaccaccacctcaaccaacccattCGCCGCCCCGGCCCCGACCCCGGCTGCTCCGGaaccaaaacccacccccgTCGAAGTTAAGGAGGAGAAACTCCCCAAATCCTTCGCCGAAACATTAtctctcaacctcccccctgccactccagcaccaccccccgaaCCCTGGCCGGCAGattcctccctcctcccgaaATCCTATCCTGTACGCTGGATAGCAGAGGCAGACTACGAACAGCTCGACCCTGAGCCCGCGCCCATCTTGCAAAAGACTCAGATAATGGACATTGACTCGGGCGAGGGCTCGTCCAGTGGAGGAGGTAAAGAAGACAAGGAGGTTTTTGAGTCGAGCATGGACACTGTGTTTCAAAAGTTTGCGGATAGGGTGGGGCAGAACCCGGAGCAGGTTATCAGGTATGAGTTTGCTGGTCAGCCGCTGTTGTATAGCAAGAGTGATGCCGTGGGGAAGATGCTGTATGCaaaggatggggagggggaggcaaAGGTgaagggaggaaagggggggatgcCGAGGTGTGGGAAttgtggtgggggaagggtgTTTGAGGTGCAGATGACGCCGCAGGCGATTCAAGAgttggaaggggaggaggaggatctggatgggatggattgGGGGACGGTTATTGTGGGGGTTTGTGAGAGGGATTGCCAGGAGAGGGgtgtggaagggggagaaggggggtatTTGGAGGAGTGGGCGGGTGTTCAGTGGGAGGAGCTGAGTGTTAAGAGGTGA
- the CCT6 gene encoding T-complex protein 1 subunit zeta (EggNog:ENOG503NVVE; COG:O): MQIQNPTAVMIARAATAQDDICGDGTTSVVLLVGELLKQADRYIQEGLHPRIITDGFEIAKNEALKFLDQFKLAREVDRELLLSVARTSLATKLSASLAQTLTPSIVDAVLAIYQAPEKPDLHMVEIMKMQHRTASDTQLIKGLALDHGARHPDMPKRVENAYILTLNVSLEYEKTEINSSFFYSSAEQRDKLVESERRFVDAKLKKIVDLKKQVCGSDGKKNFVIINQKGIDPLSLDVLAKNGILALRRAKRRNMERLQLICGGVAQNSVDDLTPDVLGWAGLVYEQQLGEEKYTFIEDVKDPKSVTLLIKGPNQHTIAQVSDAVRDGLRSVYNMIVDKSVVPGAGAFQVACAMHLKSDAFKKTVRGKAKWGVDAFADALLIIPKTLAANAGLDIQDALAALHDEHADGNVVGLDLATGEPMDPTLEGVYDSFRVLRNCIASSSGIASNLLLCDELLKARQMGRSGGPGPGMDGPEQ; this comes from the exons ATGCAAATACAGAACCCCACGGCTGTTATGATTGCGCGGGCCGCGACAGCACAAGACGATATCTGCGGAGACGGCACAACATCAGTAGTTTTGCTCGTCGGCGAGCTCCTGAAGCAAGCCGACCGCTACATTCAGGAGGGTCTCCACCCTCGCATCATTACAGATGGCTTCGAGATTGCGAAGAACGAGGCTTTGAAG TTCCTCGACCAGTTCAAGCTTGCCCGCGAAGTCGACCGtgagctcctcctctccgtcGCCAGAACCTCTCTCGCCACAAAGTTGAGTGCCAGCCTTGCCCAAACGTTGACCCCCTCTATCGTCGATGCCGTCCTCGCTATCTATCAAGCCCCCGAGAAGCCCGATTTGCACATGGTTGAGATCATGAAGATGCAGCACCGCACTGCCTCCGACACACAACTCATCAAGGGCCTTGCCCTCGACCACGGCGCGAGGCATCCCGATATGCCCAAGCGTGTCGAGAATGCTTACATTCTCACCCTCAATGTGAGCTTGGAATATGAAAAGACCGAAATCAACTCGAGCTTTTTCTACTCCAGTGCCGAGCAGCGGGATAAGCTGGTAGAAAGCGAGCGTCGCTTCGTTGACGCCAAGCTCAAGAAGATTGTTGATCTCAAGAAGCAGGTGTGCGGAAGCGACGGCAAGAAGAACTTTGTCATTATCAACCAGAAGGGCATCGACCCCCTGTCCCTCGACGTCCTCGCAAAGAACGGCATCCTCGCGCTACGCAGAGCTAAGCGGAGAAACATGGAGAGATTACAACTCATCTGCGGCGGTGTTGCGCAAAACAGTGTCGATGACCTGACCCCAGATGTTCTCGGTTGGGCTGGCCTCGTTTACGAGCAGCAGCTCGGCGAGGAGAAGTACACATTCATTGAGGACGTTAAGGACCCCAAGTCCGTGACCCTCCTTATCAAGGGCCCCAACCAGCACACCATCGCCCAGGTATCAGATGCCGTTCGTGATGGTCTTAGAAGTGTTTACAACATGATTGTCGACAAGAGCGTTGTTCCTGGCGCTGGTGCCTTCCAAGTCGCCTGCGCCATGCACCTCAAGAGCGATGCTTTCAAGAAGACTGTCAGAGGCAAGGCCAAGTGGGGTGTAGATGCCTTCGCCGACGCTCTTCTTATCATTCCCAAGACCTTGGCCGCCAACGCTGGTCTTGACATTCAGGATGCCT TGGCTGCTCTCCACGATGAGCATGCTGATGGCAACGTTGTCGGCCTTGACCTGGCTACAGGCGAGCCGATGGATCCTACCCTCGAGGGTGTGTACGACTCTTTCCGTGTGTTGAGAAACTGCATTGCCTCCAGCTCGGGTATCGCGTCCAACCTGTTGTTGTGCGATGAGCTGCTGAAGGCGAGACAGATGGGCCGATCAGGTGGACCTGGCCCGGGTATGGATGGTCCCGAGCAGTGA
- a CDS encoding uncharacterized protein (EggNog:ENOG503NX6W; COG:H) gives MKGALGRASTVLATALSLATALPSFEPPQKQPTQQVAIIGAGAAGSSAAYYLQQYAKQHELLGISVNITLFEKTDRIGGRTLTINAYNDPSQPIELGASIFIEKNHILHDALQRFNLSKRIPDEDSDPKLGIWDGDEFVFTINERDSFWWTALKVIYKYGIMAPRRTQKLMEATIANFLKLYEEPNFPFRSLTQRAYELGLIDVTGVTGEQLLKANNIDDRYAHDIIQASTRVNYASNLVRIHGLDTMVSMAPEGAMAVQGGNWQIFYKMAEASGASLLMNSSVASIGFSSETNHYSGNKKYLIRTKSTTSESNGGEDYPVAFDNVIIANPYQFSKISAEEGVIQQTIDEIPYVQLHVTIFASPYQYSPAFFGFTESKDVPGGVLTTLAKSDGPTSGVNGAGKAGFFSITTLRTTTNPTTQMREFIYKIFSPEKVSPEFLSRLFGVEVPDSFTTDPDEESSVSPITWYHPHVFYSYPQALPRVTFQDPIIGPGLYYTSGMDSFISTMETNALMGKNVAALLMDDILKAGKNGCKGAEEMHENTLLDQFRSGPGSSETDIKDL, from the exons ATGAAGGGGGCACTCGGTCGCGCCTCCACTGTCCTAGCAACAGCGCTCTCGCTAGCTACGGCTCTTCCGTCATTTGAACCGCCTCAGAAACAGCCAACACAGCAGGTGGCCATCATAG GAGCTGGGGCTGCAGGCTCGTCTGCTGCATATTACTTACAACAATATGCCAAGCAACATGAACTGCTCGGAATTTCCGTCAACATCACTCTCTTTGAGAAGACGGACCGTATTGGTGGACGAACTCTGACTATCAACGCATATAATGACCCTTCACAACCAATCGAACTCGGCGCAAGCATATTCATTGAGAAGAACCATATTCTTCACGATGCCCTTCAAAGGTTCAACTTGTCTAAACGGATTCCAGATGAAGACTCAGACCCCAAGCTCGGCATTTGGGATGGCGATGAGTTTGTCTTTACGATCAACGAGCGTGATTCATTCTGGTGGACAGCCCTCAAGGTCATTTACAAGTATGGAATCATGGCACCGAGACGAACTCAGAAGTTGATGGAAGCTACTATCGCCAATTTCTTGAAATTATACGAGGAGCCCAATTTCCCTTTTCGATCCCTTACCCAACGGGCGTACGAGCTTGGTCTGATTGATGTTACCGGGGTTACCGGGGAACAACTATTGAAGGCCAACAACATCGATGATCGCTATGCACACGACATTATTCAGGCCAGCACCCGAGTAAACTACGCCTCGAACTTGGTTCGAATCCACGGTCTGGACACCATG GTCTCAATGGCGCCTGAGGGTGCCATGGCTGTCCAAGGTGGTAACTGGCAAATATTCTATAAAATGGCTGAGGCATCGGGCGCCAGTCTCTTGATGAATTCGTCTGTGGCTTCTATCGGATTCTCGTCAGAAACCAATCACTACTCTGGCAACAAGAAATACCTTATCCGCACCAAGTCCACTACATCGGAGTCAaatgggggagaggattaCCCCGTTGCCTTTGACAACGTTATTATTGCCAATCCCTACCAATTCAGCAAGATCTCAGCAGAGGAGGGCGTCATTCAACAAACCATTGACGAGATCCCCTACGTCCAGCTCCATGTCACCATTTTCGCGTCGCCTTACCAGTACAGTCCCGCGTTTTTCGGCTTCACCGAGTCAAAGGATGTCCCAGGCGGTGTTCTCACAACCCTTGCCAAATCTGATGGACCAACCTCTGGGGTCAATGGCGCCGGCAAGGCAGGTTTCTTCAGCATCACAACCTTGCGTACGACCACAAACCCCACAACTCAAATGCGGGAGTTTATCTACAAGATCTTCTCGCCTGAGAAGGTTAGTCCTGAGTTCCTCAGTCGTCTGTTTGGAGTCGAGGTGCCCGATTCCTTCACCACAGACCCTGATGAGGAGAGCTCAGTGAGTCCCATCACCTGGTATCATCCCCATGTCTTTTACTCGTATCCTCAAGCCTTGCCACGGGTAACGTTCCAGGACCCTATCATCGGTCCGGGCCTGTATTATACGTCTGGCATGGACAGTTTCATTTCCACGATGGAAACCAATGCGCTAATGGGCAAGAATGTGGCCGCCTTACTCATGGACGATATTTTGAAAGCGGGCAAGAATGGCTGCAaaggggcggaggagatgcaCGAAAATACTCTGCTTGATCAGTTTCGGAGTGGCCCAGGGAGCTCAGAGACGGACATAAAGGATTTGTAG